CTAAGACAGGGAACCATCATATCGCCTTCTTCCGCAGATATTTCTGCTCCGTTCGAAATCATATATTTAATTATGCCTTTCCAGTATTTCTCAGATTTCCCCAGGCTCTTGCAGATCCTTTCATTGTCATGACATTGCCCACAACGTTGTAAAAGTGTGCCGCAGGTTTCCGCGCCAAAACTGTTTGTTGAAATGGTCATCATGCCAGCCACCACCAAAAAGTACACAAGTTTTTTAGTCATTTTAGCCTCCCAATGTAGTAATAATTATTAACTGTCATATTTAATCAAATTGTTGAAGTTAAATCAACAATAAATTTTGCGGGCCTGCCTACTACATTGTGTCTATGTCGAAGCCTCACTACTCGCACCTTTAATTCTCCTTCGGCGGCTGAAAGAGGTTTATCACCCCCCCAATCGGTAGTATTGTTTTGACACAATGATTAAAAATTGTCAGGATAAGTGTAATGGCGCTGTTTTGCAGTTGTTGTTGCATCATTAGCATAACAAACTTTTGGGATAGAAAGTTAAGCAAGGCTTGTGAAGCCCCAGGCCGATTAAGGAAAAAAAGTGACACGACGAAAAAAAAGATTCGCAAAACCTAAAGTGTCGTCTGCCAGTTTGCGTTTGAAGCCTGCCAGGCGAGTTAAGCACCTGCAGGTTCCTGATGACCGCGGACAGCGACCACTTATCAGAGATGGGCAACGTTCGATCTCTGAAGATGATATTGTCGGCTTTGTACATGGTAAGGGTAAACAGGCGACAGCGACAGAAATTGCTGAGGCCTTTGACCTGGGCCGTAGTTACCGGAAAAAATTGTACAATGCCCTGATGAACCTCTGTGATAGAAATATTCTCACAACAGACGATGAGAAGCTTTTTTTTGTAGGGACTGCGGTGCACTATGTTCAGGCGGAACTGTCCCTTAATCCCCGCGGTTTTGGTTTTGCCAGGATCATTCCCTCTCCACCTGCTAATCAGCCTCAGGAGATATTTATCCCGGCTCGAAAACTTGGCTCGGCAATGCACGGGGATACCATTTTGATCAAAGTGCTAAACCCAAAGTCATCCAGGCCTGAAGGTGCCGTGGTTAGAGTCATTGAGCGTGGTGTAAAGAGCATAGTCGGCATCTATTCGGCGGGAAAAGCGGTCGGCATGGTTATTCCGGAGGATGAACGTTTTGCCTTCAGTGTAATGGTTCGCCGTGAAAACAGTCTTGGAGCACGGCAGGGAGAAGCTGTTGTTGCCAAAATTACCGAATTCAGCCCCCAGGGAATCAGTAATCCAAAGGGTGAAATTATCGAGGTGCTCGGTGATCCTGATAGTTTGAATGTGCAGACTGAAATCGTTATCAGAAAATTTGATCTCCCGCATTCCTTCGATGCGATTGTTGAAGGCCAGGTCGCGCAGATCAGCCCGGTTATTGAACCAGGTGATGGCCGTTTGGATTTGAGGGTTGTTGAACATATCACGATCGACGGAGAAACAGCACGAGACTTCGATGATGCCGTAGCAGTACGCGAGACGAAAAACGGGTATCAGCTCCACGTTTCAATTGCTGATGTAAGTCATTATGTGACGGCGGGATCCCCTTTGGATCTGGCTGCCTATGAGCGTGGAACCAGCGTCTATTTTCCGAATCGAGTCGTGCCCATGTTGCCGGAAAGGTTATCTAACGATTTATGCAGTCTGGTTCCCAATCAGGATCGTTACGCATTCAGTGCCATCATTGATTTTGATGCGAGTGGCAAGGTTGTCAGGAGCTCATTTGGCAAATCGATTATTAATAGTCGTTACCGGATGACCTATGACAAGGTCTGGGATATTTTATCCAATCCTACCGGTAAAACCAGCAAAGAGTATGCTGCCCTGGCGCCGTCTTTGAAAATCATGGAAACACTCGGCCAAAAGCTTCTTGAGCAGCGCATGAAAAGGGGAAGTATCGGCTTTGAGCTGCCAGAGGCCTTTGTGGTGGTGGGCGAAAATGACGAGATTAAAGATGTTGAGCGGCGCGAGCGAAACTTTGCGCACCAGATTATCGAAGAGTTTATGCTGGCTGCCAACGAAGCTGTAGCAACGACTATAGCCCAAAAAAATCTGAAGGACGGAATTTACAGAATTCACGAAACACCTGATCCTCTTAAGGTTGAGGAGTTTTCAAAGTTTGCCAAGGATATGGGAATGCAGTTGCCTAAAGATCCGGGTACTCCGCAATGGTTTGGGAAACTGTTAGAGCAGGTCAAGGGCTCGCCCCAGGAGTATATCATAAATAATTTGCTACTCAGGACAATGAAGCAGGCTCGGTACTCGCCGGAGAATGTCGGGCATTTTGGTCTGGCGGCTGAATTTTATACCCACTTCACCTCGCCAATACGCCGGTATCCGGATTTAATGGTGCACCGCTGTCTGGCAAACTATTTAGGTGCCAAGTCTGGCCCCAAAAAAGCACAGGGTAAACAGACGGGCCAAAAAACTCAGAGTGCTGTTGCCCCGTCAAATGTGCATGAGGCTGGGGAGTTTTTGTCAAAGCGTGAGCGGGTCGCTGTGGATGCGGAGAGGGAGATGGTCGATCGGCTCAAGGTTCGCTATATGAAGGATAAAGTCGGTGAGAGTTTTGATGCCATAGTTTCTGGTGCCGCATCTTTTGGCTTGTTTGTTGAGCTTGTTGAGTCATTTGTCAGTGGAGGGGTTGCTATTGCGGATTTAAAGGATGATTATTACCAGCTTGATGAGAAGAGCCACCGTTTAGTTGGTAAACGTACCAACCGTATCTTTCAGCTGGGTGACCTTGTCCGTGTACGGCTTGCCAGTGTTGATGTTGCCAGGGGCAGCCTGAATTTTGAAATTGATGATCTGGGTCCTTCTCAATAAAGTAGCATTTGAAGATCTGAGTCTTGCTGGGTCAAACAAACCACACCGACTGCTTATCGGTACGTTCTTGCTGACGGCGGAAATAGAGTGAAGGAGTCGACCCTGCCATCGCGGAAAACCGCCTCTTTTACTATAAACTTACTTTGTATCTGGTGAGGTGTTTCAAAGGATAAAGATAAGGGGCAGGCATAATAAAAAAAACACCGTGAAACGGTGTTTACTGTGTGAGAGATGGTCAGCCCACGGTTGTCTTGGGCCACTGGTCATTGTTGTTTTCCTGAACAGTATAGCAGAAGCGACTCCACTCAAACTCCCTGCCGGAAATAGGGCATCGCAAGGTAACGGTTTTATCAGACTGACGGATTACCTCCCAGTCGCCAGCCCGTTTTCCACCCTCTATACGAATTTTCTGACCAGGTTCAAATGAGTATGGTGCAAATATTGTGACTCGTTGCCTTGGCATTAGTCAACCTCTAATGGTAATGGCTTATAGAGCTGACATCTCAGCGGGCAGGGCATCTAAAAACTCATCCGTGTCAAGATAGGTGTCGCCGGCCTGATTTTTAACGAACTCTTCTAAGTCGGTAAATGTTCTGACGTTCATGTTGCGGAACAGCAAGGCAATCCCGTCTTCGTTGCTGCGAACAACTTCCCCCTTAATGCAAAGACGTCTTGATGATTCATTTGATGAATCGTGGAATTCAATGTCACATTGGGTGCCGTCTTCCTGCTCTTGACAACCGAGGACGAGTATTCCTATCAGGCTGATGTTAAGTGCCTCACAGTTAAGGTATTCAATGTCTGGAAATAAAAGGTCAACTTTTCCGGTAAATGTAACCCTGGGGTGTTTTCGCTTTGTTGTCTTGCCTGCCACGTCTATCTTCCTCCATACTACAGGTGCAAAGTAACTGATGAGCAGACTGGGAATCCAGCCTGCAATATTTTGAACTAGTACAACGATTTATGGAGTTGGTCAAAGAAAAACGATGGTGGGGCTGCTGATAAGCGGTGCTGGGCAGCTGTTTACTTTGCCGAATCAGGCCGGGGGGTAGTATTGTTAACGATGAAGGGTGTGCAACGCAGACCAATACTGTCTTTTGAAACCCAGATGAGAACCATATTAACAGCTTCGCCGTCGATATTAACAATGCTGGGCAGCTCTTCAGCGAACTCTACATCTTTAGATTCAAACTCATAGTAGATACTGGTGCAATAAGGATCGGCAACAAGAATAAATTTTGTGGAATCATATGGGTGGTTGTGGGGTGATCCTGAAAAGGGGACATGAGTCTGGCGCAGGTCTATGTTTTTTTTGGGCTTTTTGTAGGGCTGTAGGTCAAGTTTTTTGGGTTCTTGCAAAAATTTAGTCATGGGCATGAACATATCCTCGAAT
This portion of the Desulfobulbaceae bacterium genome encodes:
- a CDS encoding PilZ domain-containing protein — protein: MAGKTTKRKHPRVTFTGKVDLLFPDIEYLNCEALNISLIGILVLGCQEQEDGTQCDIEFHDSSNESSRRLCIKGEVVRSNEDGIALLFRNMNVRTFTDLEEFVKNQAGDTYLDTDEFLDALPAEMSAL
- a CDS encoding inorganic pyrophosphatase Ppa, with the protein product MPMTKFLQEPKKLDLQPYKKPKKNIDLRQTHVPFSGSPHNHPYDSTKFILVADPYCTSIYYEFESKDVEFAEELPSIVNIDGEAVNMVLIWVSKDSIGLRCTPFIVNNTTPRPDSAK
- the rnr gene encoding ribonuclease R; this translates as MTRRKKRFAKPKVSSASLRLKPARRVKHLQVPDDRGQRPLIRDGQRSISEDDIVGFVHGKGKQATATEIAEAFDLGRSYRKKLYNALMNLCDRNILTTDDEKLFFVGTAVHYVQAELSLNPRGFGFARIIPSPPANQPQEIFIPARKLGSAMHGDTILIKVLNPKSSRPEGAVVRVIERGVKSIVGIYSAGKAVGMVIPEDERFAFSVMVRRENSLGARQGEAVVAKITEFSPQGISNPKGEIIEVLGDPDSLNVQTEIVIRKFDLPHSFDAIVEGQVAQISPVIEPGDGRLDLRVVEHITIDGETARDFDDAVAVRETKNGYQLHVSIADVSHYVTAGSPLDLAAYERGTSVYFPNRVVPMLPERLSNDLCSLVPNQDRYAFSAIIDFDASGKVVRSSFGKSIINSRYRMTYDKVWDILSNPTGKTSKEYAALAPSLKIMETLGQKLLEQRMKRGSIGFELPEAFVVVGENDEIKDVERRERNFAHQIIEEFMLAANEAVATTIAQKNLKDGIYRIHETPDPLKVEEFSKFAKDMGMQLPKDPGTPQWFGKLLEQVKGSPQEYIINNLLLRTMKQARYSPENVGHFGLAAEFYTHFTSPIRRYPDLMVHRCLANYLGAKSGPKKAQGKQTGQKTQSAVAPSNVHEAGEFLSKRERVAVDAEREMVDRLKVRYMKDKVGESFDAIVSGAASFGLFVELVESFVSGGVAIADLKDDYYQLDEKSHRLVGKRTNRIFQLGDLVRVRLASVDVARGSLNFEIDDLGPSQ